A part of Caldicellulosiruptor owensensis OL genomic DNA contains:
- the truA gene encoding tRNA pseudouridine(38-40) synthase TruA produces the protein MRNILLTIEYDGTGYFGWQKQPNKKTIQGTIEEAIKKLTGEEVNLIGSGRTDRGVHALNQKANFKTSSKIPTDKFPLALNSVLPGDISVKDAVEVPLDFSARYSAKQKTYKYLIYNKKSRPALLRNYAYYYPYELDVDAMQRACEYFIGEYDFKSFCSADSEAKTTIRHIYNAYLTFENECIAIYITANGFLYNMARIIAGTILDVGAGKLKPMDIPLIIESKDRTLAGKTLPPWGLYLVDVVY, from the coding sequence TTGAGAAACATTCTCTTGACCATAGAATATGATGGCACAGGATATTTTGGGTGGCAAAAACAGCCCAATAAAAAAACCATCCAGGGAACAATTGAAGAGGCTATAAAAAAGTTGACAGGTGAAGAGGTAAACTTGATTGGTTCTGGAAGGACAGACAGGGGTGTTCATGCTTTAAATCAAAAAGCTAATTTTAAAACAAGCAGCAAAATTCCAACAGACAAGTTTCCGCTTGCTTTAAATTCTGTGCTGCCTGGCGATATATCTGTAAAAGACGCAGTTGAGGTGCCTTTAGATTTTTCTGCGCGATACAGTGCAAAGCAGAAGACTTATAAGTATCTCATTTATAACAAAAAAAGTCGTCCTGCGCTTTTGAGAAACTATGCGTATTATTATCCATACGAGCTTGATGTTGACGCCATGCAAAGAGCATGTGAATACTTTATAGGGGAGTATGACTTTAAAAGTTTTTGTTCTGCTGATTCTGAAGCAAAAACAACAATAAGGCATATCTACAATGCATATTTGACCTTTGAAAATGAGTGCATTGCGATATATATAACAGCCAATGGCTTTCTTTACAACATGGCAAGGATTATTGCAGGGACAATCTTGGATGTGGGAGCAGGAAAATTAAAACCAATGGATATTCCGCTTATAATAGAGAGCAAAGATAGAACCCTGGCAGGAAAGACCTTGCCACCCTGGGGGCTTTACCTTGTGGATGTGGTTTATTGA